From Streptomyces sp. TLI_105, the proteins below share one genomic window:
- a CDS encoding DUF881 domain-containing protein has translation MSQQHPVRSTGSSPPRPDASMSLLNNVIDHALDDGYAEATARRAAEGGGLPRNLRAKLGVAAGLLLAAVVVTVGAAEARISAPVVAKERQDLIDRIDKETSAADRLEEDVERIRAEVGERQRQALQQHGGDQAELVALLSGATPVHGPGVRLVVDDAKDTDTGGGGPRESTGFSDTGRVRDRDMQRVINGLWESGAEAVAINGQRLTSLSAIRAAGDAILVDNKPLVPPYTVLAVGDGQRLSTAFQDSADGQYLHALVENFGIRSRISVEGDVRLPAAPSLTVRTAEPRGAGVATPSGRATADTGKGTS, from the coding sequence ATGTCGCAGCAGCACCCCGTTCGGAGCACCGGATCGTCGCCGCCGCGTCCGGACGCGTCCATGTCGCTGCTGAACAACGTGATCGACCACGCGCTCGACGACGGCTACGCCGAGGCGACGGCCCGGCGAGCGGCCGAGGGGGGTGGGCTGCCCCGTAACCTGCGGGCCAAACTGGGCGTCGCCGCGGGTCTTCTGCTCGCCGCCGTCGTGGTGACCGTGGGCGCGGCCGAGGCGCGGATCTCCGCGCCGGTCGTCGCCAAGGAGCGGCAGGACCTGATCGACCGGATCGACAAGGAGACGTCCGCCGCCGACCGGCTGGAGGAGGACGTCGAGCGGATCCGGGCCGAGGTCGGGGAGCGCCAGCGGCAGGCCCTGCAGCAGCACGGCGGGGACCAGGCCGAGCTCGTGGCCCTGCTGTCGGGCGCGACGCCGGTGCACGGCCCCGGGGTGAGGCTCGTGGTCGACGACGCCAAGGACACCGACACCGGTGGTGGCGGACCGCGGGAGAGCACGGGCTTCTCCGACACGGGCCGGGTCCGCGACCGGGACATGCAGCGGGTGATCAACGGTCTGTGGGAGTCGGGTGCCGAGGCGGTCGCGATCAACGGGCAGCGGCTGACGTCGCTGTCAGCGATCCGGGCGGCCGGTGACGCCATACTGGTCGACAACAAGCCGCTGGTGCCGCCGTACACCGTCCTCGCCGTGGGGGACGGGCAGCGGCTGAGCACCGCGTTCCAGGACAGCGCCGACGGGCAGTACCTGCACGCGCTGGTGGAGAACTTCGGGATCAGGAGCAGGATCTCGGTCGAGGGCGATGTGCGCCTGCCGGCCGCGCCGAGCCTGACCGTACGTACCGCAGAGCCGAGGGGGGCCGGGGTGGCGACGCCCTCCGGTCGGGCCACGGCCGACACAGGGAAGGGCACATCGTGA
- a CDS encoding small basic family protein, with protein MIAVLGLIVGVVVGLLVRPEVPAVVEPYLPIAVVAALDAVFGGLRAMLDGIFVDKVFVVSFLSNVVVAALIVFLGDKLGVGAQLSTGVVVVLGIRIFSNAAAIRRHVFRA; from the coding sequence GTGATCGCCGTACTGGGCCTGATCGTCGGAGTCGTGGTCGGACTGTTGGTCCGCCCCGAGGTTCCGGCGGTGGTGGAGCCCTATCTTCCGATCGCCGTGGTCGCCGCCCTCGACGCGGTCTTCGGCGGCCTGCGGGCCATGCTGGACGGGATCTTCGTCGACAAGGTCTTCGTGGTTTCGTTCCTTTCCAACGTGGTCGTGGCCGCGCTGATCGTCTTCCTCGGCGACAAGCTGGGCGTGGGCGCGCAGCTGTCGACCGGTGTGGTCGTCGTGCTCGGCATCCGTATCTTCTCCAACGCGGCCGCCATCCGGCGTCACGTCTTCCGGGCGTGA
- a CDS encoding DUF881 domain-containing protein, with the protein MSENPQNSENPQNSGNPERPEKPEAPEAGKPEAPETSKPEQRGEEVRPPEAPQAPEAPDAPVVTGPPAVAASPVAEPSGRRRLASALWPPRVTRAQLVVALLLFVLGLGLAIQVSSTSENSALRGARQEDLVRILDELDDRTQRLEDEKARLEKQRSELESSSDQAEEARRQTQEKERQLGILAGTVAAEGPGITLTVGDPAGAVESDMLLDAIQELRAAGAEAIQVNGVRVVADSYFTGSGEDMRIDGTKVAAPYVFKVIGKPEDLEPALNIPGGVVQTLEKEQATATVERSAKIVVDALRPAKRPDYAQSSSQ; encoded by the coding sequence ATGAGCGAGAACCCCCAGAACTCCGAGAACCCTCAGAACTCCGGGAACCCGGAGCGGCCCGAGAAGCCCGAGGCCCCCGAGGCCGGCAAGCCAGAGGCCCCCGAGACGTCGAAGCCCGAGCAGCGGGGCGAGGAAGTCCGGCCGCCTGAGGCGCCTCAGGCACCCGAGGCGCCCGACGCGCCGGTCGTGACGGGGCCGCCGGCCGTGGCCGCGTCGCCCGTCGCCGAGCCGAGCGGGCGGCGGAGGCTCGCCTCCGCCCTGTGGCCGCCGCGGGTGACCCGGGCTCAACTCGTCGTTGCTCTCCTGCTGTTCGTCCTCGGTCTCGGGCTGGCCATCCAGGTCTCCTCGACGAGCGAGAACAGCGCGCTGCGCGGGGCCCGCCAGGAGGACCTCGTGCGGATCCTCGACGAACTCGACGACCGCACGCAGCGCCTGGAGGACGAGAAGGCCCGCCTGGAGAAGCAGCGCTCCGAGCTGGAGTCAAGCTCGGACCAGGCCGAGGAGGCGCGCAGGCAGACCCAGGAGAAGGAGCGGCAGCTCGGCATCCTGGCCGGCACCGTCGCCGCCGAGGGGCCGGGCATCACCCTCACGGTGGGGGATCCCGCCGGGGCGGTCGAGTCGGACATGCTGCTCGACGCCATCCAGGAGCTGCGTGCGGCGGGTGCCGAGGCGATCCAGGTGAACGGCGTCCGGGTCGTCGCGGACAGTTATTTCACCGGTAGTGGTGAGGACATGCGGATCGATGGAACGAAGGTGGCCGCTCCGTACGTCTTCAAGGTCATCGGCAAGCCGGAGGATCTCGAGCCCGCGCTCAACATCCCCGGCGGTGTCGTGCAGACCCTGGAGAAGGAGCAGGCCACAGCCACGGTGGAGCGGTCGGCGAAGATCGTCGTCGACGCCTTGCGACCCGCGAAGCGGCCTGACTACGCTCAGTCGTCCTCCCAGTGA
- a CDS encoding FHA domain-containing protein, protein MSGGYGRCEGVRVGRCEGSRFVLPHGRVCFGQGESPVKLFAKLFGKSAREDGGNARHAAPRHAQSEEQGGERPLFRDEVEGRGGDIPGTQGASSVDPAGAARIGFGEPSTSSTGGGFTPDPYATQTSAGQPRQEDASMPVCTRCGHRNAADSRFCSHCGTPLRGGVAAERASETTSTISISGIEAYEAEVTGQTALPSLSPEALAAVEALPSGSALLVVRRGPNSGSRFLLDGELTTAGRHPQSDIFLDDFTVSRRHVEFRRAQDGSFTVADVGSLNGTYVNREPIDSVVLSNGDEVQIGKYRLVFYSSQRGV, encoded by the coding sequence CTGTCCGGAGGATACGGACGTTGTGAAGGTGTCCGGGTCGGCAGGTGTGAAGGATCTCGGTTCGTCCTGCCCCACGGGCGGGTCTGTTTCGGTCAAGGGGAATCGCCCGTGAAGTTGTTTGCGAAGTTGTTCGGCAAGAGCGCACGCGAGGACGGCGGCAACGCCAGGCACGCCGCGCCGCGCCACGCCCAGAGCGAGGAGCAGGGCGGCGAGCGCCCGCTCTTCCGTGACGAGGTCGAGGGTCGGGGCGGTGACATTCCGGGCACGCAGGGCGCGTCTTCTGTTGACCCCGCCGGGGCCGCCCGCATAGGTTTCGGAGAACCATCAACCTCAAGTACGGGTGGAGGGTTCACGCCCGACCCGTACGCGACACAGACCTCCGCGGGGCAGCCGCGGCAGGAGGATGCGTCCATGCCGGTGTGTACGAGGTGCGGTCACCGCAACGCGGCGGACAGCCGCTTCTGCTCCCACTGCGGTACGCCGCTGCGGGGCGGGGTCGCCGCCGAGCGCGCGTCGGAGACGACGTCGACGATCTCCATCTCGGGCATCGAGGCGTACGAAGCGGAGGTCACCGGTCAGACCGCCCTTCCGTCGCTGTCTCCCGAGGCGCTGGCGGCCGTGGAGGCGCTGCCTTCGGGCTCCGCGCTCCTCGTGGTGCGCCGGGGGCCGAACTCGGGCAGCCGGTTCCTGCTCGACGGCGAGCTGACGACGGCCGGCCGTCACCCGCAGAGCGACATCTTCCTGGACGACTTCACCGTCTCCCGGCGGCATGTCGAGTTCCGGCGGGCGCAGGACGGCAGCTTCACCGTCGCCGACGTCGGCAGCCTCAACGGCACGTACGTCAACCGTGAGCCGATCGACTCGGTCGTCCTGTCCAACGGCGACGAGGTGCAGATCGGCAAGTACCGGCTGGTCTTCTACTCGAGCCAGCGAGGCGTGTGA
- a CDS encoding MerR family transcriptional regulator: protein MLRTPTGGAGSGTATAGERLVSIGTVLNQLRDEFPEVTISKIRFLEAEGLVEPRRTASGYRKFSPEDVERLARILRMQRDHYLPLKVIREHLDALARGEEIKLPAPGRRRDLLEGAWEQDEAETPTVARLGRAELIAAAEVTEAELAEWESYGLIAETEGGGYDADAVTVARLVADLGRFGLEPRHLRAVKAAADREAGLIEQVVAPLRRHRNPQTRAHAEATAKELAAQSVRLHAALVQTALGIRLQ, encoded by the coding sequence ATGCTGCGAACACCGACGGGCGGTGCCGGATCCGGCACCGCCACCGCGGGCGAACGGCTGGTCAGCATCGGCACGGTGCTGAACCAGCTGCGCGACGAATTTCCCGAAGTGACGATCTCCAAGATCCGGTTCCTGGAGGCCGAGGGGCTGGTCGAGCCCCGGCGGACGGCCTCCGGGTACCGGAAGTTCAGCCCGGAGGACGTGGAGCGTCTCGCCCGCATCCTGCGGATGCAGCGGGACCACTATCTTCCGCTGAAGGTGATCCGTGAGCACCTCGACGCCCTCGCGCGGGGCGAGGAGATCAAGCTTCCGGCACCCGGCCGTCGGCGGGACCTGCTGGAAGGGGCCTGGGAGCAGGACGAGGCGGAGACACCGACCGTCGCGCGGCTCGGACGGGCCGAGCTGATCGCCGCCGCCGAGGTGACCGAGGCCGAGCTCGCCGAATGGGAGTCGTACGGCCTGATCGCCGAGACGGAGGGCGGCGGCTACGACGCCGACGCCGTCACCGTCGCCAGGCTTGTCGCGGATCTGGGGAGATTCGGTCTGGAACCCCGGCACCTGCGGGCCGTCAAGGCGGCCGCCGACCGGGAGGCCGGGCTGATCGAGCAGGTGGTCGCGCCGCTGCGCCGGCACCGTAACCCGCAGACCAGAGCCCATGCGGAGGCCACCGCGAAGGAGCTCGCCGCGCAGTCGGTGCGGCTGCACGCGGCCCTCGTCCAGACCGCCCTGGGGATCCGGCTCCAGTGA
- a CDS encoding bifunctional nuclease family protein, which yields MNELDVVGVRVEMPSNQPIVLLREVGGDRYLPIWIGPGEATAIAFAQQGMAPPRPLTHDLFKDVLEAVGQELTEVRITDLRDGVFYAELVFASGVEVSARPSDAIALALRTGTPIFGSDGVLDDAGIAIPDEQEDEVEKFREFLDQISPEDFGSSSQ from the coding sequence GTGAACGAGCTCGACGTTGTGGGTGTCCGGGTGGAAATGCCCTCCAACCAGCCGATCGTGCTCCTGCGTGAAGTGGGAGGCGATCGGTACCTCCCCATCTGGATCGGACCGGGGGAGGCGACCGCGATCGCCTTCGCCCAGCAGGGGATGGCCCCGCCGCGGCCGCTGACGCACGACCTGTTCAAGGACGTGCTGGAGGCCGTGGGACAGGAGCTCACCGAGGTCCGCATCACGGATCTGCGTGACGGGGTCTTCTACGCCGAGCTGGTCTTCGCCAGCGGCGTCGAGGTGAGCGCGCGGCCGTCGGACGCGATAGCGCTGGCCCTTCGGACCGGGACGCCGATCTTCGGCAGCGACGGTGTGCTGGACGACGCAGGCATCGCGATCCCGGACGAGCAGGAGGACGAGGTGGAGAAGTTCCGCGAGTTCCTCGACCAGATCTCACCGGAGGATTTCGGAAGCAGCAGCCAGTGA